A single Epinephelus fuscoguttatus linkage group LG13, E.fuscoguttatus.final_Chr_v1 DNA region contains:
- the mid1 gene encoding E3 ubiquitin-protein ligase Midline-1 isoform X1, protein METLESELTCPICLELFEDPLLLPCAHSLCFNCAHRILVSHCTPSEPIQSISAFQCPTCRYVITLNQRGLEGLKRNVTLQNIIDRYQKASLSGPNSPNETRRERATPDSKAMTSPGDRVQCQFCEQDPPQDAVKTCVTCEVSYCDECLKATHPNKKPFTGHRLIEPLLDSHLRGLMCLEHEDEKVNMYCVTDEQLICALCKLVGRHRDHHVAALSDRYDKLKKSPGRFLSVVGRGHSHQEADQQALDSNLSSLIKRTSELESLMGKLIQTCQHVEVNATRQENKLLEECDLLINIIQQRRQVIATKIKEGKTVRLRKLAQQIASCKQCIERSSSLIAQADQTLKETDHARFLQTAKSTCDRVSMATASSQILLPEINLNDTFDTFALDFTREKKMLESLDYLTAPNPPVIREELCTASYDTITVHWTSDDEFSVVSYELQYAIFTSQSNVVSLCNSADSWMIVPNIKQNHYTVHGLQCGTKYIFIVKAINQAGNRSSEPGKLKTNSQPFKLDAKSAHRKLRISHDNLTVERDETSSKKSHSQDRFSSHSSYGVTGNVYIDSGRHYWEALIGGSTWFAVGIAYKSAPKHEWVGKNSASWVLSRCNNSWVVRHNSKEMPIEPSPHLRRLGVLLDYDSGSLSFYDAVGSQHLHTFDIAFAQPVCPVFNVWNRCLTVLTGLPIPDHLEGTDYNN, encoded by the exons ATGGAAACACTGGAGTCGGAACTGACCTGCCCAATCTGTCTGGAGCTCTTTGAGGACCCGCTGCTCTTGCCCTGTGCTCACAGCCTTTGTTTCAACTGTGCCCATCGCATCCTGGTCTCACACTGCACGCCCAGCGAGCCAATTCAGTCCATCAGCGCCTTTCAGTGTCCAACCTGTCGCTATGTcatcaccctcaaccagagggGCCTAGAGGGACTCAAACGCAACGTTACCTTACAGAATATCATTGACCGCTACCAGAAGGCTTCTCTAAGCGGACCTAATTCTCCTAACGAGACTCGCCGTGAGCGAGCCACCCCCGACAGCAAAGCCATGACTTCTCCCGGCGACCGGGTGCAGTGCCAGTTCTGTGAGCAGGACCCTCCGCAGGACGCAGTGAAGACCTGCGTCACCTGTGAGGTGTCGTACTGCGACGAGTGTCTCAAGGCCACCCACCCTAACAAGAAGCCTTTCACGGGCCACCGTCTAATCGAGCCCTTACTGGACTCCCATCTGCGTGGGCTCATGTGTCTGGAACATGAGGACGAGAAGGTCAACATGTACTGTGTGACAGATGAACAGTTGATCTGTGCATTGTGTAAGCTGGTTGGCCGACACCGGGACCATCATGTGGCGGCCCTCAGTGACCGGTATGACAAACTCAAG AAATCGCCTGGCCGCTTTCTCAGTGTGGTGGGCCGTGGTCATTCACACCAGGAGGCAGACCAG CAAGCTTTGGATTCCAACCTCAGCAGTCTAATCAAGAGGACCAGTGAGTTGGAAAGTCTGATGGGCAAACTTATCCAAACCTGCCAACATGTGGAG GTAAATGCGACGCGACAAGAGAACAAGCTGCTGGAGGAGTGTGACCTGCTGATTAATATCATACAGCAGCGAAGACAAGTCATTGCGACCAAGATAAAGGAGGGAAAG ACTGTGCGGCTGAGGAAACTAGCCCAGCAGATAGCCAGCTGCAAGCAGTGCATCGAGCGGTCCTCCTCCCTCATCGCTCAGGCCGACCAAACTCTGAAGGAGACGGACCACGCTCGCTTCCTCCAGACGGCAAAAAGCACTTGCGATAG AGTTTCCATGGCAACGGCTTCCTCTCAGATCCTGTTACCGGAAATTAACCTGAATGACACCTTTGATACTTTTGCTTTGGACTTCACAAGGGAGAAGAAAATGCTAGAAAGCTTGGATTACCTCACAG CACCAAATCCACCAGTAATCCGAGAGGAATTATGTACAGCGTCGTACGACACGATCACAGTTCACTGGACATCAGATGATGAATTCTCTGTTGTATCGTATGAACTTCAGTACGCCATCTTCACCAGCCAATCTAATGTTGTCA GTTTGTGTAACTCTGCTGACAGCTGGATGATTGTACCAAACATTAAGCAGAATCACTACACCGTGCACGGGCTCCAGTGTGGCACCAAGTACATCTTTATAGTGAAGGCCATAAACCAGGCTGGAAACCGCAGCAGCGAACCAGGGAAGCTCAAAACCAACA GTCAACCATTCAAGCTGGACGCAAAGTCAGCTCACAGGAAGCTGAGGATTTCCCATGACAACTTGACAGTGGAGAGGGACGAAACGTCGTCCAAGAAGAGCCACAGCCAGGACCGCTTCTCCAGCCACAGCAGCTACGGTGTCACAGGAAATGTCTACATCGACAGCGGTCGCCATTACTGGGAAGCTCTGATTGGAGGAAGCACATG GTTTGCAGTGGGCATCGCATACAAGTCAGCACCAAAGCATGAGTGGGTTGGAAAGAACTCTGCCTCCTGGGTACTGTCCCGATGCAATAACTCTTGGGTGGTGCGTCACAACAGCAAGGAGATGCCCATCGAGCCCTCCCCCCACCTGCGTCGTCTCGGAGTATTGTTGGACTATGACTCCGGGTCTCTGTCTTTCTACGACGCCGTCGGCTCTCAGCACTTGCACACATTCGATATTGCCTTCGCTCAGCCAGTCTGCCCCGTGTTCAACGTGTGGAACAGGTGTTTAACGGTCCTCACAGGACTGCCTATCCCAGATCACTTAGAGGGGACGGACTACAACAACTGA
- the mid1 gene encoding E3 ubiquitin-protein ligase Midline-1 isoform X2, giving the protein METLESELTCPICLELFEDPLLLPCAHSLCFNCAHRILVSHCTPSEPIQSISAFQCPTCRYVITLNQRGLEGLKRNVTLQNIIDRYQKASLSGPNSPNETRRERATPDSKAMTSPGDRVQCQFCEQDPPQDAVKTCVTCEVSYCDECLKATHPNKKPFTGHRLIEPLLDSHLRGLMCLEHEDEKVNMYCVTDEQLICALCKLVGRHRDHHVAALSDRYDKLKQALDSNLSSLIKRTSELESLMGKLIQTCQHVEVNATRQENKLLEECDLLINIIQQRRQVIATKIKEGKTVRLRKLAQQIASCKQCIERSSSLIAQADQTLKETDHARFLQTAKSTCDRVSMATASSQILLPEINLNDTFDTFALDFTREKKMLESLDYLTAPNPPVIREELCTASYDTITVHWTSDDEFSVVSYELQYAIFTSQSNVVSLCNSADSWMIVPNIKQNHYTVHGLQCGTKYIFIVKAINQAGNRSSEPGKLKTNSQPFKLDAKSAHRKLRISHDNLTVERDETSSKKSHSQDRFSSHSSYGVTGNVYIDSGRHYWEALIGGSTWFAVGIAYKSAPKHEWVGKNSASWVLSRCNNSWVVRHNSKEMPIEPSPHLRRLGVLLDYDSGSLSFYDAVGSQHLHTFDIAFAQPVCPVFNVWNRCLTVLTGLPIPDHLEGTDYNN; this is encoded by the exons ATGGAAACACTGGAGTCGGAACTGACCTGCCCAATCTGTCTGGAGCTCTTTGAGGACCCGCTGCTCTTGCCCTGTGCTCACAGCCTTTGTTTCAACTGTGCCCATCGCATCCTGGTCTCACACTGCACGCCCAGCGAGCCAATTCAGTCCATCAGCGCCTTTCAGTGTCCAACCTGTCGCTATGTcatcaccctcaaccagagggGCCTAGAGGGACTCAAACGCAACGTTACCTTACAGAATATCATTGACCGCTACCAGAAGGCTTCTCTAAGCGGACCTAATTCTCCTAACGAGACTCGCCGTGAGCGAGCCACCCCCGACAGCAAAGCCATGACTTCTCCCGGCGACCGGGTGCAGTGCCAGTTCTGTGAGCAGGACCCTCCGCAGGACGCAGTGAAGACCTGCGTCACCTGTGAGGTGTCGTACTGCGACGAGTGTCTCAAGGCCACCCACCCTAACAAGAAGCCTTTCACGGGCCACCGTCTAATCGAGCCCTTACTGGACTCCCATCTGCGTGGGCTCATGTGTCTGGAACATGAGGACGAGAAGGTCAACATGTACTGTGTGACAGATGAACAGTTGATCTGTGCATTGTGTAAGCTGGTTGGCCGACACCGGGACCATCATGTGGCGGCCCTCAGTGACCGGTATGACAAACTCAAG CAAGCTTTGGATTCCAACCTCAGCAGTCTAATCAAGAGGACCAGTGAGTTGGAAAGTCTGATGGGCAAACTTATCCAAACCTGCCAACATGTGGAG GTAAATGCGACGCGACAAGAGAACAAGCTGCTGGAGGAGTGTGACCTGCTGATTAATATCATACAGCAGCGAAGACAAGTCATTGCGACCAAGATAAAGGAGGGAAAG ACTGTGCGGCTGAGGAAACTAGCCCAGCAGATAGCCAGCTGCAAGCAGTGCATCGAGCGGTCCTCCTCCCTCATCGCTCAGGCCGACCAAACTCTGAAGGAGACGGACCACGCTCGCTTCCTCCAGACGGCAAAAAGCACTTGCGATAG AGTTTCCATGGCAACGGCTTCCTCTCAGATCCTGTTACCGGAAATTAACCTGAATGACACCTTTGATACTTTTGCTTTGGACTTCACAAGGGAGAAGAAAATGCTAGAAAGCTTGGATTACCTCACAG CACCAAATCCACCAGTAATCCGAGAGGAATTATGTACAGCGTCGTACGACACGATCACAGTTCACTGGACATCAGATGATGAATTCTCTGTTGTATCGTATGAACTTCAGTACGCCATCTTCACCAGCCAATCTAATGTTGTCA GTTTGTGTAACTCTGCTGACAGCTGGATGATTGTACCAAACATTAAGCAGAATCACTACACCGTGCACGGGCTCCAGTGTGGCACCAAGTACATCTTTATAGTGAAGGCCATAAACCAGGCTGGAAACCGCAGCAGCGAACCAGGGAAGCTCAAAACCAACA GTCAACCATTCAAGCTGGACGCAAAGTCAGCTCACAGGAAGCTGAGGATTTCCCATGACAACTTGACAGTGGAGAGGGACGAAACGTCGTCCAAGAAGAGCCACAGCCAGGACCGCTTCTCCAGCCACAGCAGCTACGGTGTCACAGGAAATGTCTACATCGACAGCGGTCGCCATTACTGGGAAGCTCTGATTGGAGGAAGCACATG GTTTGCAGTGGGCATCGCATACAAGTCAGCACCAAAGCATGAGTGGGTTGGAAAGAACTCTGCCTCCTGGGTACTGTCCCGATGCAATAACTCTTGGGTGGTGCGTCACAACAGCAAGGAGATGCCCATCGAGCCCTCCCCCCACCTGCGTCGTCTCGGAGTATTGTTGGACTATGACTCCGGGTCTCTGTCTTTCTACGACGCCGTCGGCTCTCAGCACTTGCACACATTCGATATTGCCTTCGCTCAGCCAGTCTGCCCCGTGTTCAACGTGTGGAACAGGTGTTTAACGGTCCTCACAGGACTGCCTATCCCAGATCACTTAGAGGGGACGGACTACAACAACTGA